In Zalophus californianus isolate mZalCal1 chromosome 4, mZalCal1.pri.v2, whole genome shotgun sequence, the following proteins share a genomic window:
- the LOC113912681 gene encoding fatty acid-binding protein 9-like, whose translation MIEPFLGTWKLISSENFEEYMKQLGMSTAARNLAGLAKPRISISANGDEVNIKTESSFKNTEISFKLGEEFDETTADNRKVKSIITLNSGAMIHVQKWLGKETTIKRQIVDGKMVVAYTMNKTVSTRIYEKV comes from the exons ATGATTGAGCCCTTCTTGGGAACCTGGAAGCTGATCTCCAGTGAAAACTTTGAGGAATACATGAAACAACTGG GGATGAGCACAGCAGCCCGGAACCTGGCAGGGTTAGCGAAGCCGAGAATCAGTATAAGTGCCAATGGGGATGAAGTGAACATCAAAACGGAAAGTTCCTTCAAGAATACAGAGATCTCCTTCAAACTGGGGGAAGAATTTGATGAAACCACAGCAGACAACCGGAAAGTAAAG AGCATCATAACATTAAACAGTGGTGCGATGATTCACGTCCAAAAATGGCTTGGCAAAGAGACAACAATCAAAAGACAAATTGTAGATGGGAAAATGGTAGTG GCATATACCATGAATAAAACTGTCAGTACTCGAATTTATGAAAAGGTATGA